One Nonomuraea angiospora DNA segment encodes these proteins:
- a CDS encoding TetR/AcrR family transcriptional regulator encodes MERRERADAARNRQAILRAAEELLRRHPPEQVSVERVAAAAGVGKGTVFHRFGSRTRLMLELMSERAREFEQAFTEGPPPLGPGAEPVERLVAFFADLTVLAARNGNLVSAIEHARVTTKAHGEQRREENPIYRSWHRHVSRLIAEGRSDVDAEQIAHMLLGTLHMEPIASQLRAGQHERLAAGFADLVRGLLR; translated from the coding sequence ATGGAACGTCGAGAGCGGGCCGACGCCGCGCGCAACAGGCAGGCCATCCTGCGGGCGGCCGAGGAACTGCTGCGGCGGCACCCGCCCGAGCAGGTCTCGGTGGAGCGGGTGGCGGCCGCCGCCGGCGTGGGCAAGGGGACGGTGTTCCACCGGTTCGGGAGCCGTACGAGGCTCATGCTGGAGCTGATGAGCGAGCGGGCGCGCGAGTTCGAGCAGGCGTTCACCGAGGGGCCGCCGCCGCTGGGGCCGGGCGCGGAGCCGGTCGAGCGGCTGGTCGCCTTCTTCGCGGACCTGACCGTGCTGGCGGCGCGCAACGGGAACCTCGTCAGCGCCATCGAGCACGCCAGGGTCACCACGAAGGCCCACGGCGAGCAGCGCAGGGAGGAGAACCCGATCTACCGGTCCTGGCACCGGCACGTGTCCCGGCTGATCGCCGAAGGGCGGTCCGACGTGGACGCCGAGCAGATCGCCCACATGCTGCTCGGCACGCTGCACATGGAGCCGATCGCGAGCCAGCTGCGGGCCGGGCAGCACGAACGGCTCGCCGCCGGCTTCGCCGACCTGGTCAGGGGGCTGCTGCGGTAG
- a CDS encoding quinone oxidoreductase family protein has translation MRAIVLTEKGGPERLEVADLPRPSPGEGQVLIRTQAVGVSYAETQIRAGTLPFPLPLPAVIGAEAAGEVVEVGEGVDAKLLGSTIVGVTGGLGSYAEYAALPAAMTVPVPDGVTPDQALAAGAPGAIALALLHKARLAGGETVLVEAGSSSVGTYLVRHAKEFGAGRVVATAGSAAKRDRTAELGADLVLDHGPAGWPGELPEVDVVFEAIGGTTARRVLDHLTPGTGRMLYYGMLTGEPAAVTAADLMERGVTLTGCSGPGWAGEVFGTHYPAMLDRLASGRSVAYIDRTLPLEEAAQAHRLLESRAVTGRILLVP, from the coding sequence ATGCGCGCGATCGTCCTGACGGAAAAGGGCGGCCCCGAACGGCTCGAAGTCGCGGACCTGCCGCGCCCCAGCCCTGGCGAGGGCCAGGTCCTCATCCGCACCCAGGCCGTGGGCGTCAGCTACGCCGAGACGCAGATCCGGGCGGGGACGCTGCCGTTTCCGCTGCCGCTGCCCGCCGTGATCGGCGCGGAGGCGGCCGGCGAGGTGGTCGAGGTCGGCGAAGGGGTGGACGCCAAGCTGCTCGGGAGCACGATCGTGGGGGTCACCGGCGGCCTCGGCTCGTACGCCGAGTACGCCGCGCTCCCGGCCGCCATGACGGTCCCGGTGCCGGACGGCGTGACACCGGACCAGGCGCTGGCCGCGGGGGCGCCCGGCGCGATAGCCCTGGCCCTGCTGCACAAGGCGCGCCTCGCCGGCGGGGAGACCGTGCTCGTCGAGGCGGGCAGCAGCTCGGTCGGGACGTACCTGGTGCGGCACGCGAAGGAGTTCGGGGCCGGGCGGGTGGTCGCCACCGCCGGCTCGGCCGCCAAGCGGGACCGGACCGCCGAGCTGGGGGCCGACCTCGTGCTCGACCACGGCCCGGCCGGCTGGCCCGGTGAGCTGCCCGAGGTGGACGTGGTGTTCGAGGCCATCGGCGGCACGACGGCCAGGCGGGTGCTCGACCACCTCACCCCCGGCACCGGCCGGATGCTGTACTACGGGATGCTGACCGGGGAGCCCGCCGCCGTCACGGCCGCCGACCTCATGGAGCGCGGGGTGACGCTCACCGGGTGCAGCGGCCCCGGCTGGGCCGGGGAGGTGTTCGGGACGCACTATCCGGCGATGCTCGACCGGCTCGCCTCCGGGCGCAGCGTCGCCTACATCGACCGTACGCTGCCGCTGGAGGAGGCCGCGCAGGCCCACCGCCTGCTGGAGAGCCGCGCGGTCACCGGCCGGATCCTGCTCGTTCCGTGA
- a CDS encoding serine hydrolase domain-containing protein, which translates to MAERVDEILGTGKAPNFHGLVVMRGGEIVLERYGAGPDHRLGDSLGHVDFDRDTLHDLRSVSKSVVALLYGIALGDGLVPEPGAPLVAQFPEYQDLVADPERAHLTVEHALTMTLGLEWDESAPYTSPANSEIAMELAPDRYRYLLERPVVEEAGKLWHYCGGAAALLGGLIARGAGRPLEEYAATALLRPLGIDAFEWSKGYHDTVSAAAGLRLRPVDLAAVGQLVLDGGRGIVPGEWLQELVRSRVVIEEGFEYGYQWYVNTRNRHWVGGLGNGGQRLLVLPEEELVVALTAGDYDQSGDSSTAVLEAVLAS; encoded by the coding sequence ATGGCTGAGCGGGTCGACGAGATCCTGGGCACGGGCAAGGCGCCGAACTTCCACGGTCTCGTGGTGATGCGGGGCGGGGAGATCGTGCTGGAGCGTTACGGCGCCGGGCCGGACCACCGGCTGGGCGACTCGCTGGGGCACGTGGACTTCGACCGGGACACGCTGCACGACCTGCGCTCCGTGTCCAAGAGCGTGGTGGCGCTGCTGTACGGCATCGCGCTGGGCGATGGGCTCGTGCCGGAGCCGGGTGCGCCCTTGGTGGCCCAATTTCCGGAATATCAGGATCTGGTGGCAGATCCCGAGCGCGCTCATCTGACCGTCGAGCACGCGCTGACCATGACCCTCGGCCTCGAATGGGACGAGAGCGCCCCCTACACCAGCCCGGCCAACAGCGAGATCGCGATGGAGCTGGCGCCCGACCGGTACCGGTACCTGCTGGAGCGGCCCGTGGTCGAGGAGGCGGGCAAGCTCTGGCACTACTGCGGCGGAGCCGCCGCCCTGCTCGGCGGCCTGATCGCGCGCGGGGCCGGCAGGCCGCTGGAGGAGTATGCCGCGACCGCGCTCCTCCGCCCGCTCGGGATCGACGCGTTCGAGTGGTCGAAGGGGTACCACGACACGGTGAGCGCCGCGGCCGGCCTGCGGCTGCGGCCGGTCGACCTGGCCGCCGTCGGGCAGCTGGTGCTCGACGGCGGCCGGGGCATCGTGCCCGGTGAGTGGCTTCAGGAGCTGGTGCGGTCGCGGGTGGTGATCGAGGAGGGGTTCGAGTACGGCTACCAGTGGTACGTGAACACCCGGAACCGCCACTGGGTCGGCGGCCTCGGGAACGGCGGCCAGCGCCTGCTCGTCCTGCCCGAGGAGGAGCTGGTCGTGGCGTTGACGGCCGGCGACTACGACCAGAGCGGGGACAGCTCCACGGCCGTGCTCGAAGCGGTCCTCGCCTCCTGA
- a CDS encoding flavoprotein, with the protein MAEPQGDELYIIVCAAGPAPDVGRLVAMAQERGWAVQVVATPPALDFIDVATLEAQTGRPVRSRYRKPHEPKPPRPGAIIVAPATYNTVNKFARGIADTYALGLLAEAPGLGIPVVVLPFVNSALAARRPFLRSIDELRADGVRVVFGLPGQVATDEPDAGAHRFPWGRALSELS; encoded by the coding sequence GTGGCCGAACCGCAGGGCGACGAGCTCTACATCATCGTGTGCGCGGCCGGGCCGGCCCCCGACGTGGGCCGGCTCGTCGCCATGGCGCAGGAGCGGGGCTGGGCCGTCCAGGTCGTCGCCACTCCGCCGGCTCTCGACTTCATCGACGTGGCCACCCTGGAAGCGCAGACCGGCCGGCCCGTCCGCAGCCGCTATCGCAAGCCGCACGAGCCCAAACCCCCTCGTCCGGGTGCGATCATCGTCGCGCCGGCCACGTACAACACGGTCAACAAGTTCGCCCGGGGCATCGCCGACACCTACGCCCTGGGCCTGCTGGCCGAGGCGCCCGGGCTCGGCATCCCCGTCGTCGTGCTGCCCTTCGTCAACAGCGCCCTGGCCGCCCGCCGGCCCTTCCTGCGCAGCATCGACGAGCTGCGCGCGGACGGCGTCCGGGTCGTCTTCGGCCTGCCGGGACAGGTCGCCACGGACGAGCCGGACGCCGGTGCCCACCGCTTCCCCTGGGGACGCGCGCTGTCGGAGCTGTCCTAG
- the argG gene encoding argininosuccinate synthase: MSKMLTSLPVGERVGIAFSGGLDTSVAVAWMREKGAVPCTYTADIGQYDEPDIASVPGRATAYGAEVARLVDCRAALVEEGLAALACGAFHIRSGGRTYFNTTPLGRAVTGTLLVRAMLDDNVLIWGDGSTFKGNDIERFYRYGLLANPSLRIYKPWLDADFVTELGGRKEMSEWLLAHGLPYRDSTEKAYSTDANIWGATHEAKALEHLDAGIEIVEPIMGVRFWDPTVEIAAEDVTIGFDQGRPVTINGKEFPSAVDLVLEANAIGGRHGMGMSDQIENRIIEAKSRGIYEAPGMALLHAAYERLVNAIHNEDTLANYHAEGRRLGRLLYEGRWLDPQALMLRESLQRWVGTAVTGEVTLRLRRGEDYSILDTSGPAFSYHPDKLSMERTEDSAFGPVDRIGQLTMRNLDIADTRAKLEQYAGLGIVGPQHPMLTDVPQTASTELIGEMPEGGAEAIANRGERGEIPGDDELLDHAAMELGTD, translated from the coding sequence GTGTCTAAGATGCTCACCTCTCTGCCTGTCGGTGAACGTGTCGGGATCGCCTTCTCCGGTGGCCTCGACACCTCGGTCGCGGTCGCGTGGATGCGCGAGAAGGGCGCGGTGCCGTGCACCTACACCGCCGACATCGGCCAGTACGACGAGCCTGACATCGCCTCGGTGCCCGGCCGCGCCACGGCGTACGGCGCCGAGGTCGCCCGGCTGGTCGACTGCCGGGCGGCGCTCGTGGAGGAGGGGCTCGCGGCACTGGCCTGCGGGGCGTTCCACATCCGCTCCGGCGGGCGCACCTACTTCAACACCACGCCACTCGGGCGGGCCGTCACGGGCACCCTGCTCGTGCGCGCGATGCTCGACGACAACGTGCTGATCTGGGGAGACGGCTCCACCTTCAAGGGCAACGACATCGAGCGGTTCTACCGCTACGGCCTGCTCGCCAACCCCTCCCTGCGGATCTACAAGCCGTGGCTGGACGCCGACTTCGTCACCGAGCTCGGCGGCCGCAAGGAGATGTCCGAGTGGCTGCTCGCCCACGGGCTGCCCTACCGGGACAGCACGGAGAAGGCCTACTCCACCGACGCGAACATCTGGGGCGCGACCCACGAGGCCAAGGCGCTGGAGCACCTCGACGCGGGCATCGAGATCGTCGAGCCGATCATGGGCGTGCGCTTCTGGGACCCCACCGTCGAGATCGCCGCCGAGGACGTCACGATCGGCTTCGACCAGGGCCGGCCGGTGACCATCAACGGCAAGGAGTTCCCCTCCGCCGTCGACCTGGTGCTGGAGGCCAACGCCATCGGCGGCCGGCACGGCATGGGCATGTCCGACCAGATCGAGAACCGGATCATCGAGGCCAAGAGCCGGGGCATCTACGAGGCGCCGGGCATGGCGTTGCTGCACGCCGCCTACGAGCGACTGGTCAACGCGATCCACAACGAGGACACCCTGGCCAACTACCACGCCGAAGGGCGGCGGCTGGGCCGGCTGCTGTACGAGGGCCGCTGGCTCGACCCGCAGGCGCTGATGCTGCGCGAGTCGCTGCAGCGCTGGGTCGGCACGGCGGTCACCGGCGAGGTGACCCTGCGGCTGCGGCGCGGCGAGGACTACTCCATCCTGGACACCTCCGGACCGGCGTTCAGCTACCACCCGGACAAGCTGTCCATGGAGCGCACCGAGGACTCCGCCTTCGGGCCGGTCGACCGCATCGGCCAGCTGACCATGCGCAACCTCGACATCGCCGACACCCGCGCCAAGCTGGAGCAGTACGCCGGGCTCGGCATCGTCGGCCCCCAGCACCCGATGCTGACCGACGTGCCGCAGACGGCCTCGACCGAGCTGATCGGCGAGATGCCCGAGGGCGGCGCCGAGGCGATCGCCAACCGCGGGGAGCGCGGCGAGATCCCCGGCGACGACGAACTGCTCGACCACGCTGCGATGGAGCTCGGCACCGACTGA
- a CDS encoding class I SAM-dependent methyltransferase, translating into MRKRHGSYGFDAPWALVGLLFGALVLLALASVSFLLDIPLAGIAFLFGGLYTLASAASYLYTTRRGKFAVWAEELERLKGDELLLDLGCGRGAVLLMAARRLERGRATGVDLWHSKDQSGNRAARTRANAAVEGVADRVELVTGDMHDLPFGDGAFDAIVSSLAIHNIPDAEGRAQAVREAHRVLRPGGLMLIADFQHTAAYEDTLRSLGVVDVRRRDAGWRFWYGGPWFTTGILEVRKPAT; encoded by the coding sequence GTGCGCAAGCGACACGGAAGCTACGGATTCGACGCTCCCTGGGCGCTGGTCGGCTTGTTGTTCGGAGCGCTCGTGCTCCTGGCCCTGGCGTCGGTCTCGTTCCTGCTCGACATCCCCCTGGCGGGCATCGCGTTCCTGTTCGGCGGGCTCTACACGCTGGCCAGCGCGGCCAGCTACCTCTACACGACGCGGCGCGGCAAGTTCGCGGTCTGGGCCGAGGAGCTCGAGCGGCTGAAGGGCGACGAGCTCCTGCTCGACCTCGGGTGCGGCCGGGGCGCGGTGCTGCTGATGGCGGCCCGGCGGCTGGAGCGCGGCAGGGCGACCGGCGTCGACCTGTGGCACTCGAAGGACCAGTCGGGCAACCGGGCGGCCAGGACCAGGGCGAACGCCGCGGTCGAGGGCGTCGCCGACCGCGTCGAGCTGGTGACGGGCGACATGCACGACCTGCCGTTCGGCGACGGCGCGTTCGACGCGATCGTGTCGAGCCTGGCCATCCACAACATCCCCGACGCCGAAGGGCGGGCGCAGGCCGTGCGCGAGGCCCATCGGGTGCTGCGGCCCGGCGGGTTGATGCTGATCGCCGACTTCCAGCACACGGCCGCGTACGAGGACACGCTGCGCTCGCTCGGCGTCGTGGACGTGCGGCGGCGCGACGCGGGCTGGCGGTTCTGGTACGGCGGGCCGTGGTTCACCACCGGCATTCTGGAGGTCAGGAAACCCGCCACCTGA
- a CDS encoding LCP family protein: MTEKERGFGLGASLALTLASSLLWGVAHLAAERRKTGLALMFGYVVMLAGILMVFTAYSTHLLTLAVQPRWLVGFTVALVAIAIAWTGVVVWSFVLVRPPRSDRIGRFLTTALTLALCALIMTPTIYASRLAYLSRDVVNTLFPNATATAPIMAQDPWNGARRVNFLLLGGDAAPNRPGVRTDSMTVASVDTETGATTLFGLPRNLQRVEFAAGPARDLFPYGFTGSGPDTPGLLNEIFQYAEDHPEVVPGVERRQRGPALIKQTIGDILGIPVDYYALVDMKGFAEIIDAMGGVKVTIKEPIVYGKYREGLLPAGTRRLSGEEALWYGRSRTDSDDYVRMGRQKCLLNALAKQADPMTVINSFERLAVATKRAISTDLPQDLLPAVIDLAQRVKDAKIRSLSFVPPLINTAYPDWSFIRRKVAETLEAGPVTRAGTAAERTPDPETPVNLDATCT; encoded by the coding sequence ATGACGGAGAAAGAGCGGGGATTCGGCCTGGGGGCGAGCTTGGCCCTGACGCTGGCATCGTCCTTGTTGTGGGGAGTGGCACATCTGGCCGCAGAGCGCCGCAAGACGGGCTTGGCGCTCATGTTCGGATATGTCGTGATGCTTGCCGGCATCCTCATGGTGTTCACGGCGTACAGCACTCACCTGCTGACGCTGGCGGTGCAGCCCCGCTGGCTCGTCGGGTTCACCGTGGCGCTGGTGGCGATCGCGATCGCCTGGACCGGCGTGGTCGTCTGGTCCTTCGTCCTGGTGCGCCCCCCGCGCTCCGACAGGATCGGCCGCTTCCTGACCACGGCGCTGACGCTCGCGCTCTGCGCGCTCATCATGACCCCGACGATCTACGCCAGCAGGCTCGCGTACCTGTCGCGCGACGTCGTGAACACCCTGTTCCCCAACGCCACCGCCACCGCGCCCATCATGGCCCAGGACCCGTGGAACGGGGCCCGGCGGGTCAACTTCCTGCTCCTGGGCGGCGACGCCGCGCCGAACCGGCCCGGCGTGCGTACCGACAGCATGACCGTGGCCAGCGTGGACACCGAGACCGGCGCGACCACCCTGTTCGGCCTGCCGCGCAACCTCCAGCGCGTCGAGTTCGCCGCAGGGCCGGCCAGGGACCTGTTCCCCTACGGGTTCACCGGCAGCGGCCCCGACACGCCCGGCCTGCTCAACGAGATCTTCCAGTACGCCGAGGACCACCCCGAGGTGGTGCCGGGCGTGGAGCGGCGCCAGCGCGGGCCCGCCCTGATCAAGCAGACGATCGGCGACATCCTCGGCATCCCGGTGGACTACTACGCCCTGGTGGACATGAAGGGGTTCGCGGAGATCATCGACGCCATGGGCGGCGTGAAGGTCACCATCAAGGAGCCCATCGTCTACGGCAAGTACCGCGAGGGCCTGCTCCCGGCCGGCACCCGCAGGCTGTCCGGCGAGGAGGCGCTCTGGTACGGCCGCTCGCGCACCGACAGCGACGACTACGTCCGCATGGGACGCCAGAAGTGCCTGCTCAACGCGCTCGCCAAGCAGGCCGACCCGATGACCGTGATCAACAGCTTCGAGCGGCTGGCCGTGGCGACCAAGCGGGCCATCTCCACCGACCTTCCACAGGACCTGCTGCCGGCCGTCATCGACCTCGCCCAGCGGGTCAAGGACGCGAAGATCCGCAGCCTCAGCTTCGTGCCGCCGCTGATCAACACGGCCTACCCCGACTGGTCGTTCATCCGCCGCAAGGTCGCCGAGACCCTGGAGGCCGGGCCCGTGACCAGGGCCGGCACCGCCGCCGAGCGGACACCCGACCCGGAGACCCCGGTCAACCTCGACGCCACCTGCACCTGA
- a CDS encoding ATP-binding protein — protein MRVAFVGKGGSGKTTMSALFARHVASQGGPVVAVDADINQHLAMVLGLDRQPEPLGAHLTEIKERLRGDNPRIPSAEAMVKTTPPGRGSRLLSFDDLAADPYALTTPEGLRLLATGPFSEDDLGVACYHSKVGAVELLLNHLVDGPGEYVVVDMTAGADSFASGLFTRFDLTFLVAEPTRQGVSVYRQYREYAAAYDVALAVVGNKVHGPADVDFLREHVGDDLLTWMEHSAAVRAMEQGRHFTLDDLEPVNADALAVLRKTLDEQEKDWARFGRQTVEFHLRNAHAWGNDRTGSDLASQIDPDFVFGP, from the coding sequence GTGAGGGTGGCGTTCGTCGGAAAGGGCGGCAGCGGCAAGACGACGATGTCCGCGCTGTTCGCCAGACATGTGGCGAGCCAGGGCGGGCCGGTGGTGGCCGTGGACGCCGACATCAACCAGCACCTGGCCATGGTGCTCGGCCTCGACCGGCAGCCCGAGCCGCTCGGCGCCCACCTCACCGAGATCAAGGAGCGGCTGCGCGGCGACAACCCCCGCATCCCCTCCGCCGAGGCCATGGTCAAGACCACCCCGCCCGGCCGCGGGTCCCGGCTGCTGAGCTTCGACGACCTGGCCGCCGACCCGTACGCGCTGACCACCCCGGAGGGGCTGCGCCTGCTCGCGACCGGCCCGTTCAGCGAGGACGACCTCGGCGTGGCCTGCTACCACTCGAAGGTCGGCGCGGTGGAGCTGCTGCTCAACCACCTGGTCGACGGCCCCGGCGAGTACGTCGTGGTCGACATGACCGCGGGCGCCGACTCCTTCGCCTCGGGGCTGTTCACCCGGTTCGACCTGACGTTCCTCGTCGCCGAGCCGACCAGGCAGGGCGTGAGCGTCTACCGGCAGTACCGCGAGTACGCCGCCGCGTACGACGTCGCGCTGGCCGTGGTCGGCAACAAGGTCCACGGCCCGGCCGACGTCGACTTCCTGCGCGAGCACGTGGGCGACGACCTGCTCACCTGGATGGAGCACTCCGCCGCCGTCCGCGCCATGGAGCAGGGCCGCCACTTCACGCTCGACGACCTGGAGCCGGTCAACGCCGACGCGCTGGCCGTGCTCCGCAAGACCCTCGACGAGCAGGAGAAGGACTGGGCGCGCTTCGGTCGCCAGACCGTGGAGTTCCACCTGCGCAACGCCCACGCGTGGGGCAACGACCGGACCGGGTCCGACCTGGCCTCACAGATAGACCCGGATTTCGTGTTCGGCCCCTGA
- a CDS encoding SCO5389 family protein, protein MSLTVPNELLDQARSGDVDDAAFIACVRDSLPYAWSLISGLAEQREQTGAEFADNQVPPPSEEARGQLLRCLASDAMRAALERHFGVRLAFQNCHRVAVFDPTATKALHEFVTPRAQILNQKPELVDC, encoded by the coding sequence ATGTCGCTGACCGTTCCGAACGAGCTGCTCGACCAGGCCAGGTCCGGTGACGTGGACGACGCGGCATTCATCGCGTGCGTCCGCGATTCGCTGCCGTACGCGTGGTCGCTGATCAGCGGGCTGGCCGAACAGCGCGAGCAGACCGGAGCCGAGTTCGCCGACAACCAGGTGCCACCGCCGTCCGAGGAGGCCCGCGGCCAGCTCCTGCGCTGCCTGGCGAGCGACGCGATGCGCGCGGCGCTGGAGCGCCACTTCGGAGTGCGGCTGGCCTTCCAGAACTGCCACCGGGTCGCCGTCTTCGACCCGACGGCGACCAAGGCCCTGCACGAGTTCGTCACCCCGAGGGCCCAGATCCTCAACCAGAAGCCGGAGCTGGTGGACTGCTGA
- a CDS encoding LLM class flavin-dependent oxidoreductase, protein MRIGVFVLAAQFPGQEAGQVLADAVEVIVAAEEAGFDDAWVAEHHFMSYGVCPSATTLAAVALGRTSRIGLGTAVSVLSTQHPVALAEQAAMLHHLSGGRFTLGVGRGGPWVDLEVFGTGAERFERGFGESLDLLLDGLSGGPVAGDGEFFRFREVRVVPAASMRPVVACTSEATVGVAAERGLPMLLGMHIGDAEKAALVEDYAARGGSATDHVAAGVACVADSTEQAVREIKESLPRWLGPGLAGYVPVDDRPRPMRNIPAYVDLLARIHPVGSAEHCAATILRTAENTGIERFILLVEGLGEHRRTLENVRRFGAEVLPLLRTR, encoded by the coding sequence GTGCGAATCGGCGTCTTCGTCCTCGCGGCGCAGTTCCCCGGCCAGGAGGCCGGGCAGGTGCTGGCCGATGCCGTCGAAGTGATCGTGGCCGCCGAGGAGGCGGGGTTCGACGACGCGTGGGTCGCCGAGCATCACTTCATGTCCTACGGCGTGTGCCCCTCCGCGACCACCCTGGCGGCGGTCGCGCTCGGCAGGACCTCGCGGATCGGGCTCGGCACGGCCGTCAGCGTGCTGTCCACGCAGCATCCCGTGGCGCTGGCCGAGCAGGCGGCCATGCTGCACCACCTGTCCGGCGGGCGGTTCACGCTGGGGGTCGGCAGGGGCGGGCCGTGGGTGGACCTGGAGGTGTTCGGGACGGGGGCGGAGCGGTTCGAGCGGGGGTTCGGGGAGTCGCTCGACCTCCTGCTCGACGGGCTCTCCGGCGGTCCCGTCGCCGGGGACGGGGAGTTCTTCCGGTTCAGGGAGGTCCGGGTGGTGCCGGCCGCGAGCATGCGGCCGGTGGTCGCGTGCACCTCGGAGGCGACCGTGGGGGTGGCGGCGGAGCGGGGGCTGCCGATGCTGCTCGGGATGCACATCGGGGACGCCGAGAAGGCCGCCCTGGTCGAGGACTATGCCGCCCGCGGCGGGAGCGCCACCGACCACGTGGCGGCGGGGGTGGCCTGCGTGGCCGACTCCACGGAGCAGGCGGTGCGGGAGATCAAGGAGTCGCTGCCGCGGTGGCTGGGGCCGGGGCTGGCGGGGTACGTGCCGGTGGACGACCGGCCCCGACCTATGCGAAATATCCCGGCATATGTGGATTTGTTGGCACGGATTCATCCGGTCGGGTCGGCCGAGCACTGTGCCGCGACGATCCTGCGCACCGCCGAGAACACCGGGATCGAGCGGTTCATCCTGCTGGTCGAGGGGCTGGGCGAGCATCGGCGGACACTGGAGAACGTGCGGCGGTTCGGGGCGGAGGTGCTGCCGCTGCTGCGGACCCGGTGA
- a CDS encoding ribonuclease HII, with amino-acid sequence MAPTYDIEHLLLSQPSTRTVAGVDEVGRGAWAGPVTVCAVVTDLSDPPSGLTDSKQVSAARRAPLAEELATWAAGIGFGEATHTEIDELGMTEALRRAARRALEALPVRPDAVILDGKHDYIGPPWPVRLEVKGDAASISVAAASVLAKVRRDAYMGTIGCEEYGFADNAGYPSPLHQEALARLGPTAHHRLSWSYLDDLPRWRHLKHHRDPLVGEGQASLFG; translated from the coding sequence ATGGCGCCGACGTACGACATCGAGCACCTCCTGCTCTCCCAGCCGAGCACCCGCACGGTCGCGGGCGTCGACGAGGTGGGCCGCGGCGCCTGGGCGGGGCCGGTCACGGTCTGCGCCGTCGTCACCGACCTGTCCGACCCGCCGTCCGGCCTCACGGACTCCAAGCAGGTCTCTGCGGCCAGACGCGCCCCGCTCGCCGAGGAGCTGGCCACGTGGGCGGCCGGCATCGGCTTCGGCGAGGCCACCCACACGGAGATCGACGAGCTGGGCATGACCGAGGCCCTGCGCCGGGCCGCCAGGCGGGCGCTGGAGGCGCTGCCGGTGCGCCCGGACGCGGTGATCCTCGACGGCAAGCACGACTACATCGGCCCGCCCTGGCCGGTACGCCTGGAGGTCAAGGGGGACGCGGCCAGCATCTCGGTCGCGGCGGCGTCCGTCCTGGCCAAGGTCCGGCGCGACGCGTACATGGGGACGATCGGCTGCGAGGAGTACGGCTTCGCCGACAACGCCGGCTACCCCTCACCCCTGCACCAGGAGGCCCTGGCCCGGCTCGGTCCCACGGCCCACCATCGGCTCTCGTGGTCCTACCTGGACGACCTGCCTCGATGGCGGCACCTCAAGCACCACCGGGACCCGCTCGTGGGGGAGGGCCAGGCCAGCCTGTTCGGCTGA
- a CDS encoding LysR family transcriptional regulator, translating to MLELRRLVLICEFARRGSIAATAASLGYSPSAVSQQLVALERETGTALIDRTARSAELTDAGRRLVAHAERILAMVEEAESDLSAQAGTPAGRVVVTAFPTAAVAFAPALARSLRRHTGLTLRLGQSRSGRGMREVQSGEVDIALVDDWYGRVRDNESLRVFPLLRDPLVLVVPRKHRLADPDVPVDLRELRDEPWMATPDGEPSRLAVDRLLVDVGGTRPTPWEFEGLGTILSLVAKGIGIAAVPALALAAGVRGLAVRQFPGNPVGRDVHAVARNSSVNRPSVSVTLRAIHVAARFLAADLDPVGPADRRPPGDPLEE from the coding sequence ATGCTTGAATTGCGGCGTTTGGTGCTGATCTGCGAGTTCGCTCGTCGCGGAAGTATCGCTGCGACTGCGGCTTCACTGGGGTACAGTCCTTCGGCCGTGTCGCAGCAACTCGTCGCGCTCGAACGCGAGACCGGCACGGCCCTCATCGACAGGACCGCGCGCAGCGCCGAGCTGACCGACGCGGGGCGGCGGCTGGTGGCGCACGCGGAGCGCATCCTGGCCATGGTCGAGGAGGCGGAGTCGGACCTGTCCGCCCAGGCGGGGACACCCGCGGGGCGGGTCGTGGTCACCGCCTTCCCGACGGCCGCGGTCGCCTTCGCCCCCGCGCTCGCCCGCTCGCTGCGCCGCCACACCGGGCTGACGCTCCGGCTGGGGCAGAGCAGGTCGGGCCGGGGCATGCGCGAGGTGCAGTCGGGGGAGGTGGACATCGCGCTCGTGGACGACTGGTACGGGCGGGTGCGCGACAACGAGAGCCTGCGGGTGTTCCCGCTGCTGCGCGACCCCCTGGTGCTGGTGGTGCCGCGCAAGCACCGTCTGGCCGACCCCGACGTGCCGGTGGACCTGCGGGAGCTGCGGGACGAGCCGTGGATGGCGACGCCCGACGGGGAGCCGTCCCGGCTGGCGGTGGACCGGCTCCTGGTGGACGTGGGCGGCACCCGGCCCACGCCGTGGGAGTTCGAGGGGCTGGGAACGATCCTGTCGCTGGTGGCGAAGGGGATCGGCATCGCCGCCGTGCCCGCGCTCGCGCTGGCGGCGGGGGTGCGGGGGCTGGCGGTGCGCCAGTTCCCGGGAAACCCGGTGGGGCGCGACGTGCACGCGGTCGCCCGCAACTCCAGCGTCAACCGGCCGTCGGTGTCGGTGACGCTGCGCGCGATCCACGTGGCCGCCCGCTTCCTCGCCGCCGACCTGGATCCGGTAGGCCCGGCGGACCGCCGCCCGCCCGGCGATCCGCTGGAAGAATGA